The Pseudoxanthomonas sp. SL93 genome segment ACCGCCACCGCGCGCAAGGCGTGCTGGTAGCTCTGCCAGATCAGCTCGTCGGCATGCTGGATGTCCACGCCGCGGAACTCACCGGCCGCGATGCCGCGCGTCAGTTCCTGGCGCACCGGTTCGCGCATGCGGCGAAGCACGGCGTTCATCTCCGCTTCCACGCCGATCGACCACCGCGCGGACACACTCCACAACGCGGGGAAGGCGATGAAGGTGGCGGCATCCTCGCGCGCCATCCAGAAATAGAAATCCAGGATGCGCTGCGCATGCGTCGAACCCTGCGGACGTTCCACGATGGGCGCGCGGCGCGCGCTGTAGTCGCGGATCAGCAGGGTGGCGATGATGTCCGCCTTGGTTTCGAAATGCAGGATCACGCCACGGGCACTGAGGCCGGTCTCGCCGCCCAGGTCCATCAGCGTGGTCTG includes the following:
- a CDS encoding TetR/AcrR family transcriptional regulator; amino-acid sequence: MTRDSNFKRRTSQETREAVLEAARRLFFTKGFDQTTLMDLGGETGLSARGVILHFETKADIIATLLIRDYSARRAPIVERPQGSTHAQRILDFYFWMAREDAATFIAFPALWSVSARWSIGVEAEMNAVLRRMREPVRQELTRGIAAGEFRGVDIQHADELIWQSYQHALRAVAVNGGMPALAVPQVFKTLEALSV